TCGGCGAGACGTACCTCGGGAAGCCGGTCGAGATCCCGGTGACGATCATCAACGGCGAGCACCCCGGCCCGCGGCTGTTCCTCTCGGCGGCGATCCACGGCGACGAGGTCAACGGCGTGAAGGTGATGCAGGAGGTCGCCGATCGTTACGACCCGGCACAGCTCCACGGCACCATCGTCGTCGCGCACGTGCTGAACGTCCCGGGGTACATCGCGCAACAGCGCTACCTCCCGATCTACGACCAGGACATCAACCGGACGTTCCCCGGCACCGAACACGGCTCGACGGCCTCGCGGATGGCGAAGGTGATCTACGACCGGTTCGTCTCGCGGTGCGACTTCGGCTTGGACTTCCACACCTCGACGCGGAACCGGATGACGGTGTTCCACGCCCGCGCCGACATGGAGGACGAGGGCGTCCGGCGACTCGTCGAGCAGACCGGGATCCCGCTAACGATTGCCGGCGCGGGCGCCTCGGGGATGATGCGCCGCGTCGCCACGGAGGCGGGCACGCCGATCGTCACCGTCGAGATGGGCGAGGCGAACCGCTTCCAACCGCTGCTCATCGATCTTGGCCTCCAGGCGGTCGAGAACGTCCTCGCGGCCAACGAGATGTACCCGGACGCAGAGCCGGTGTACCCCGAGTTCACGAAGGTGCTCCGCTCGTCCGACGAGAAGCGGTGGATCCGAGCGGACCACGGCGGGCTCGTGGAGATGAAGTGGGGACCGTTGCCGATCGTCGACGAGGGCGAGACGATCTGCGTCGTCTCCGACCACTACAAGCGCGAACAGCACGTCGTCACGGCGCCGTTCGACGGGTTCCTCGTCGGTATCCTCGCAAACCCTCGCGTACTCCCCGGACACCCGCTGGTCCACCTCGTGTCGATCACCGAAGACGACCGCGAGGCGATCCGAGACACGTACGAGCGCGTCGGCTTCCTCCGGCACGGCACGTTCCACTGGATGGGCCGCACCGACCCCGACCGCCTCGCGCGACTACTGGCCGCGGACGACCGACGGGGGACCGACGGCGGGGACTGAGCCCGGCGTCGGCGTCTCGACCGACCCTACTTCGCGCATTTGCTGTATAACAACGACGCTGGGCGCCGTATCCGGGCGTCGGTGATACTGAATGACTGAGAGTCGATTGACCGACGGCGGGTCGACGATGGCGAGCGAACAGCGTCGAGAGAGCGTTCGGACCTTCCGGATCGCGGGTGTCCTGATCGCGATCATCGGGGTGTTCGGGATCGTGTTCCCGTTCGTCGCCGGGGTGTCGCTTTCGCTGTTGCTCGGTCTGGCGCTGGTCGTCGGCGGGGTCGTTCACGCGGTCCACGCGTTCCGATCGCGCAACTGGAAGGGGTTCCTCGGGTTGGGCCTGCTCGCACTCGTGTACGCAGTGGCCGGCGTCGCGCTGGTCGTGAACCCCATCCTCGGGCTGACCTCATTGACGCTGCTCGTGATCGCGTACCTGCTCGTGTCCGGCGTGGCCGAGACCGCGATCGGGATCCAGATCCGCGGCGACCCGAACTGGGGCTGGATCGTGTTCAGCGGCGCCCTCTCGGTGGTGCTTGGCCTGCTCCTGCTGGCGGGGTTCCCGGGGACGGCCGTGTGGGCGGTCGGACTCCTGTTCGGCATCAACCTCCTCTCGACCGGCATCGCGATGGTGTTCGTCGGGCGGGGGCTGGAGGAAGAACCGACCGTCGTCGAGGCGGATACCGGCGCGATGGGGTAGCCGACGAGCCTCCCCACGGCAGCACGTCCCGAGCGCGAACGTGGACCTGCGGGGTGGTGAGGGACGGGCGTGAACTCGTTTTCGAGACTGGACGGCCGGTTCCGTCACGACGATGCGCGCTGCGGCTACCTGTCAGACGGTCGCCACCGACGCCGACGCGCCGCGTTGCGGTATCGACTGAGACCGTGCTCGGAGGTCGCCGAACGGCGGGGTCGGATCCTCGCGCTCTGAGATCTGCGCCTCCAGGAAGCCGACGCGCACGACGACGTCACGGTCGAACTCCTGGCTCAACTCGTCGTCCCACCGCTGTGCGAGGTCGGGTGGCGCTTCCGTGTCCCGTGGCACCGCTACGAGGACGTTCACCTGCGGTTCGTTCCCGAGGACCAGGTCGATCGGTTCGTAGTCGACGGTCACGCTGACCAGTTCGACGCCTTCGATGTCTGCCTCTTCGAACCCCTGTTGGAACTCCGCCTGCACCTGCTGTTCGAAGGAGGCGGTCTGGAAGCTCGCCCAGGTGACCCCACCGAGGACGATCGAGAGCACGGCGATCCCGACGGCGATGACGAGGATCCGCGAGGTGAACGACTTCCGGACGCGCTCGAACTGGCCGGCGTCGAGCGGCTTGTACCCCGCCCAGTAGAACAACAACAGCGCCGAGAGGTTGATCGCCAGCAGGTTGACGAGCACGAGCACGGCGGCCGCGATCGCCACGGCCGGCAGCCCGAACGCGATGCCGAGCCCCGCGGTGGCGGCCGGGGGGACGAGCGCCACCGCGATGGCGACGCCGACCAGCGTCGAGCCGGAGCCGCGCATGATGCTCAAGGCGCCGGCGAGCCCGGAGCCGAGCGCGAGGAACAACGACAGGAAGTTCGGCGAGGTGCGCTCGGCGACCTGTGGGATCTGGCGGATGTCGACGCCCGGCGGGATCAACACCGATCCCTGCAGCAGCAGGCCGAGGATCGCTCCCGTGGCGATGGCAGCCGCGAGGCCGATCACCTGGAGTTTGACGCCGCGGCTGGCCATCTCGCGGTCGTCGAGGATCGTCCCCACGCTTGCGGAGATCGCCGGCCCCATGAGCGGCGCGACAACCATGGCGCCGATGATCGTCGCCGCCGAGTCGAGCAACAGTCCGGTTGCGGCGATTACCGTACTCAAGATCAGGAACGCGAAGAAGGTGGAATTGGCCGGTGCGAGGTCCTCGGCGCGGGCGTGCAACTCCTCGCGAGAGATTCGCAGCCCCGGGAACCGCTCGATCAACGCGTCGAGGCGCTGGGAGACGACGGTCTCGGTCGGGAGGACGATCGCGTACGAGTCCTCCGGGACCCCCGCCTCGCTGAGCCGCTCCATGATGGTCTCGACGCCGCTGGGCGGCACCGGGAACTGGACCATCGCCTCGAAGTCGCCGCGGCCGACCTCGTCGAACAGCGCGTAGTCGATTCCTTCGCCGTCCAACGCGTCGAGGACGGGTGCACGTGCTCCCTCGGGGATCAGGACTTGTACGAGTCGCATCTGTATGGAAATCACCGTGTGCGGGACCGGCTCCGGAGGGAGCACCCCGCGAGTATGTGTAGTCGGCGAGCGGTTCGCTCCCCCGGACGCCGAACGGGAAGCCGGGGGAGTGGTGGGCGCCGGTGGAACTACCCGGCGACCTCCTCGGCGGCGAACGCCTCGCGGAGGCGGTCCTCGTCCTCGGGCGAGAGGTTCGTCTGGATGATCTCGAAGTCGACGTCCTGGAGTTCATCGACGATGCGATCGGTGTTGGCGTCGCGTGCCAGCAGGAACAGCGCCGACTCGCCGGGGTCGACGCTGTCGGCGACCTCCTCGATGAATTCGTCGTCGATGCCGATGTCGGTGAGCTTCCCGGAGATCGCACCCGTCACGGCGCCGATCGCCATCCCGAGCCACGGCATCCAGAATATCATCCCGATCAACAGCCCCCAGAACGACCCGCCGAGTGCACCGGCGCCGACGAGGCTGTGGGCCTGCTTCACCTTCACGTGTCCATTCTCCTTGCGGACGGCGACAGCGGCGTCTTCCAGCGTGATCAACTCACGCCGTTGGAAGTCGTACATCCGATCGCGCATGTCGGATGCACCGTCTTCGTCCCCGAACGCCATCACGATTAACGAGCTCATCTGCAAGCGGCCTTTCACCCGTTCCAGTCATTGTAATGACGAGTGTACGCGACGGTATGCTCGCTGTACGTTGGAACCGCCCGAGGGCGCGGCGACAGTACGGTCGACCTTCGGCGACGAAGGAGGTGACTTTCCGCACGCAGGCGGGCAAGCGTTCGTCGCCGAACCGCCGGCGGCGCCTGCCGCCCGGCGACGGCGCACACCGAAATCTGTTTGACGGACGTGTCCGTCGCCCAACGTGATGTCGCCCTCCACCGACCCGTTCGCGCTGCCCGAATCACTCGCCAGATTCACGCCGGACAGTCGTCGGTGGCGGGCCGGTGTCGCCGCCGCGTGCGCCCTCGGGGCAGTCCTCTCGCTGTACGCGACGCTCGCCGTCGTCTCGGGGGTTAAAAGTGGGGCCGCGTACACGGCCTTGGCCCTGCTGTTTGCAGTACTGGCCGTCACTCTCCCGGCGGTCGCGAGCGCCGTCGCGCTCGCACCTGCGTCCGCGTACGCAGACGGCGCCGACGGCGGCGGCAAAGGCGACGGCGCGAGCGAAGCGGACGACGCCGTCGAGACGCTGAAGCGACGCTACGCGACCGGCGAAATCGACGAAGCGGAGTTCGACGACCGCCTCGACACGCTCGTCGAACTCGACGCCGCGGCGCCCCACGACGCCGTGAACGACGGTCGATCGACGACGCAAAATCGGCTGCGCAAGGAGGCCAAGACCGAGTGACGCAGCCGTGACGGCGATGGGAACGGCGTCTGCTCCGATCCTTACGACCCGGGCTCGAACTCGACCAGCTCGGCGGCCTCGTCGACGATCAGTCCAACACCGGGCGCGAACACTTTCTCGTCGCCGTCCTCGGGTCCCTCACCGCCCTCCAGCGGGTTCCACTCGCTGAGCGCGAGACAACCGTCGAACTCGCCGTACGGAACCGTCACCGACACGTCGGCGTCCGTGATCGCCGCGACATCCTCGGCGACGCCGGGAGCGATCTCCCGCTGGAACACGCTTCCCACGACCGGCCAGGCGGGCATGTACACTCCCGGAGCGGTCGTCTCGCCGTCGGCGCGCCACGCGCCGGGGTTCCCGACGACCTCGCCGTCCTCGTACTCGTCGACGTCCTCGCCGAAGTACCAGACCGTGCCGTCGCTCGACTGCGCGAGGAAGTTGCGCGACACCTCGACCAGCGACTCCTCGTCAAACGAGTCGCCCTCCTCGGCCTCCCACTCTCGCTCTTCGACGACGCGGGTCGTCACGCCCGCGACCTCCTCGACCTCGTCGAGGACGGTGATCTCCACCCGAATGGTGACGGTGTCGCCGTCGTCGTCCTCATCCCCTTCGAGCACTGCGCGTTGGCCGACGGTGAACGGAGCGAACTCGGCGTCGATATCGACCGAGTACCCGTCTCCACCACCGCCGTCCTGGTCACCTCCGTTCTCGCCGTCCGGTTCGCCCTCGCCATCGTCCCCGCCATCGTCGTCCTCTTGGGCAACGGCGGGACTGGTCGCCAGCGTGACGGCGCCCGCGCCGACGCCGGCGGCGCCCGCCAGTTCGAGGACAGTTCGTCGGGAGACGACCGGCAGGCGGGCCGCCGGCGGGTCGTGCTCTGGGTCATCTGCTGCCTGTTCTACCGCATCGCGTGGGTCTGTCTTCGTCATGTCCAAGTACACCTCGACGCCGCGGTCGGCACCCGCCAGTCTCCACAGTCCCGCCGGGATAGGTGTCGTGGCGTCCGTGAACGGTACGTGACAGGGGTGCATTGTTATCCAGTCGGCGCCGCTCGGTAGCCTGGTCCGAGGGGAAGTCTCGCTCGGGTCGCTGCTCCGATTGCGCCCGCACGTGGACGCGGGCCGGTAGCAGCGCCGTACTCGCCCCCGCCGTCGCCGACCGGCCCCGACGTGACAGCGGGCTTTTGTCGCCGCCACCCCTCTCTGCCGACGATGAATGTCGCGATCGTGACCGTCGGCGACGAGGTGCTCGCGGGGGAGACGACGAACACGAACGCGTCGTGGCTGGCCGGCGAGATCGCTGCTCGCGGTGGACGCGTCCGCCGGATTCTCACGATGCCGGACGACCGGGCGGCGATCACCGCCCGCGTCGGGACGTGGGCCGACGCCTACGACGCAGTGATCGTCACCGGTGGCCTCGGTGGCACCCACGACGACGTGACCGCCGACGCCATCGCCGACGCGTTCGACCGCGAGTTGGTCGTCCACGACGCCGTCCACGAGGACGTGATCGAGACGGTCGCCGCCTACCGCGACGCCAACCCGGACCTGGTCGAGGCGCACGACCTCGACATCGACGTGGCCGCGTGGGCCGCGCTCCCCGAGGGCGCTCGCTACGTGCTCAACGATGAGGGCCTGTGTCCGGGGTTCGTGCTGGAGAACGTGTACGCGATGCCGGGCGTCCCGGGCGAGGTGCGCGCCATCTTCGCCCGCGTCGCCGACGAGTTCGTCGGCGAGTCCGTCGCCGAGACGCTGTACACCCCGCAGCCGGAGGGGTCGATGCTGGCAGCACTCGACGGTGTCCGGGAGCGATTCGACGTCGCGGTCGGGAGCTACCCGGACACGGAGGGGTACAACCGGCTGACGGTCCGCGGCGAGGACCCCGGAGCCGTCGCCGATGCGGCAGCATGGCTCCGCGAACAGGTCGAGGTCGTCGACGAGGACTGACAGTGATTCGGCCGTGTGACCCGTCGTCCGACTGGTGAGCGCTGTCGCTCGCGAGTGTAGGACGACGGGGTAGGTCGGTCGGCGGTGACCGCGGATGCCCGCGGGAAAGGGTGCCGCCCGACCGTGCCGTCTTCTCATCGGAACGGGCGTGGCGGGATAACCCCGTCGGTCGCGTCGTCGCCACAGGTGACCTCCTGGTACCCCGGTAACACTCGTGTCCGCTCGCACTCAAGTTGGTGGGTGTCCTACAGGGGATAATGGCAGCAGTCACACCCACACCGGGCATCCACCACGTCACCTGTATCGCGGGCGACCCCCAGCGCAACCTCGACTTCTGGGTCGAGACGCTCGGCCTGCGTCTCGTGAAGCGGTCGATCAACCAGGACGACCCTGGCACGTACCACTTCTTCTTCGCCGACGCGGAGGGGACACCCGGCACGAGTATGACGTTCTTCCCGTGGGAGAACATGTCGCCGGGGAAGGTTGGGTCGGGGCAGGTGTCGCGCACTGCGTTCCGTGTGCCCGAGGGGAGTCTCGACTTCTGGGAGGCCCGCCTCGACGACCACGGAGTCGACTACGACGACCGCGTCGAGCGATTCGGCGAGACGGTCCTCCCGCTCACCGACCCCGACGGCCTCCCCATCGAATTGGTCGAGGTGGAAGTCCCCGACGACGACCCGACCGTGCCGTGGACGGAGTTCGTCCCCGCCGAACACGCGATTCGCGGGTTCCACTCGGTGACGCTGTGGCTCGCGAACCCCGACGCGACGATGGACCTCCTCCGGACGATGGGGTTGGAGGAGGTCGGGACCGAGGAGTCGCAGGGAGACACGCCGGGCGACGAGCGGACGCGGTTCGCCGCCAGCGGGCCCGTCGGGAAGTACGTCGACGTGCTCCCGACGATCCAGGGCGGGCGACAGGGACACGGGACAGTCCACCACGTGGCGTTCCAGACGCCCACCGACGACGACCAATCGGCGATGCGCTCGGCCGTCCAGAGCGAGGGCCTGCGCCCGACCCAGCAGATCAACCGCCACTGGTTCCGGTCGGTGTACTTCCGCGAGCACAACGGCGTCCTGTTCGAATTGGCGACGAGCGACCCGGGCTACGACAGCGACGAACCGCTCGACGACCTCGGCGGTCGCCTCGTGCTCCCCGGCCAGTTCGAGTCGCGGCGCGACGAGATCGAGGCGCAACTGACTGACGTGACGGTTCCGCGGGCGGACGCGGTCGAGGCCGACGACTGAGCGCCGCCGCCCACGGTCGCGAACCGACGCCGGCCTTTTTGTGACGGAGCAGAGACACGAACACGATGAGCGCCGGCAGCGAACACGTCGACAGACGGGACGGTGGTGCCGGGAAACGTGGTCGCGACGCCGACTGGTGGACCTCGCTCGGTTACCACGGCGTCTGGCAGGTGTTCGGGCTCGGCCTCCCGACGATCTGGCTCGCGTTCCAGTCGCCGACGACCGCGAACCTCCTCGGGCCCGCGGCGATCGCCGGCATCTACGGCCTCGCGCTGGGGATCGCGGCGGGCCGCCAGGGAGTCCTTCGCGGTGACTGGCCGCGCCTCTCCCGTCGGAAACTCGGCACCGGCGTCGGCTACCGGCGGGTCCTCCGGCGCCACTGTCTCGTCGCCGGGACGCTCGCGCTCGCCACCTTCGGCGGCGTGCTCGTCGGCCGGGTCGGCGGCGCCGTCGTCGCCGGCGCGACGGGCCTCGTCGTCTCGCTAGCTGGCGCGGTCGCCTTCCCGCGACTGTCGGACGACGACCAGCGTGCGCTTGTTGGCCGTGCCTGCCTGTACACTGCGGGGCTGGCGGTGACGGTGCTCGTGGCGCGCCCGCTCGACCCGGCCACCGCGATCACGTCGGCGCCGCTCACGCTCGCGTTCCTCGCGGCGACCGCGGTCGTCGACCTCCGGCAGTCGGTCGCCTGAGAATGCGACCGCAGCGGTCGATGATCGCGACGGGTCGGGGACGGCGACCCGGTGCACACGGGGTAGGTTTTTGAGGCCCACGGCGAACAACCGAGCACATGGATACGGGGACGGACCGCCGCCGAGCCGTCGACGTCGGGCCGGAGACGCCGCTGGCGGACGCCCATGCCGCGTTCGTGGCCCACGTCTCGAAGGGCGACACCGGCCGCCACCGCGGCGAAGTCGAGCGGGTCGTCGGCGAGTTCGTCGACCGCGCGAGCGCCGCCGGCGTCGAGACGGTCGGCGACCTGTCGGTCGGCCACGTCGAGACGTACGCCGCGTACCTCGCGCGACGGGCGTGGGCGCGCGAAGAAGACCCCGACCAGGGGATCACCGGGCGGACGGCGCACCAGTACTTCGCGCTCGTCCGGTCGTTTTGCACGTACCTGCTCGAACGCGACGCGCTGGAGACGAACCCCGCCGCCAGCGCCGTCGCCCGCGAGGCGCTCCCCGACCGGAGCGTCGGCGTCCGCGACGACGACCGCGAGCAGTTCTGGAGCGCTGACACCCGCGAGGCTATCGTCCGCTGGATGGACTGGCGCGCCGAGGACGCACTCGACCACGGCTGGCTCGACCCCGCGCGTGCGACCCGCGACCGCGCGCTCGTCGCCGTGTTGGCGTACTCGGGCGCCCGCGGCGCCGAGTTGTTCCGGGACCCGCAGAACGACCGCAGACAGGGGATCCGGTGGCGCCACGTCGACCTCGACGCCGGGACCCTCCGCGTGTACGGCAAGACCCAAGAGTGGCAACGTACGCCGCTTCTCGAACCGGGTGTGGATCGTCTCCGTGCCCACTACCGCCGGCAGGACCCGCCGACCGACGAGTGGCCGGTGTTCCCGACGGCACACCTCCCGAGTCTGTACGCGGTGGTGCGCGAGCACGATGGGGTCGACGCTGACCCGACCAAAGACACCGTCTGGGACCTGCTCCGGGTGCACGAACTGACTCCGCCGGCACTGTCGACGGCGGGCGCTCGGCGACTCCTGAAGACGTTCTCCGCTGAGAGCGGCGTCCACGAGGAGGGCGACCCGCTGCTCCCGCACGGCGCGCGCCGCGGCCTCGGCGACGAACTGTACGACACCTCCGCCGAGTTGGCACAGGAGGTGCTCCGGCACCGCTCGGTCGAGACGACCCACCGGAGCTACCGCGACGACGACGTCGAGCGACTCCGCGATGCGGCCGAGGACGCGCTCGACGGGTGACGTGATGAGACCGGCGCTGCCCGCATCTCGGGGCGCCGCGACGAGCCACGACGGGGCGACGACACGATGACTCGTTCGCCGTGCCGCTTGCTGAACCCTTTTGCGTCGAACGGGCGAACGTCGATCCGATGACAGCGCTCGAAGACGTCGACCTAGACTTCGTCCGACTCGGCAGCACCGGCATCCAGACGAGCGAACTCCAGTTCGGGACGTGGCGCTTCGGCAAGGAGACCGAGGAGGGCAACGTCGAGATCGGCGAGAAGCGAGCACACGAACTG
This genomic interval from Halobaculum marinum contains the following:
- a CDS encoding succinylglutamate desuccinylase/aspartoacylase family protein, translating into MSSHLDEPRPFRYDAEVDPGEKRHIDYEVGETYLGKPVEIPVTIINGEHPGPRLFLSAAIHGDEVNGVKVMQEVADRYDPAQLHGTIVVAHVLNVPGYIAQQRYLPIYDQDINRTFPGTEHGSTASRMAKVIYDRFVSRCDFGLDFHTSTRNRMTVFHARADMEDEGVRRLVEQTGIPLTIAGAGASGMMRRVATEAGTPIVTVEMGEANRFQPLLIDLGLQAVENVLAANEMYPDAEPVYPEFTKVLRSSDEKRWIRADHGGLVEMKWGPLPIVDEGETICVVSDHYKREQHVVTAPFDGFLVGILANPRVLPGHPLVHLVSITEDDREAIRDTYERVGFLRHGTFHWMGRTDPDRLARLLAADDRRGTDGGD
- a CDS encoding HdeD family acid-resistance protein — protein: MTESRLTDGGSTMASEQRRESVRTFRIAGVLIAIIGVFGIVFPFVAGVSLSLLLGLALVVGGVVHAVHAFRSRNWKGFLGLGLLALVYAVAGVALVVNPILGLTSLTLLVIAYLLVSGVAETAIGIQIRGDPNWGWIVFSGALSVVLGLLLLAGFPGTAVWAVGLLFGINLLSTGIAMVFVGRGLEEEPTVVEADTGAMG
- a CDS encoding TIGR00341 family protein, whose product is MRLVQVLIPEGARAPVLDALDGEGIDYALFDEVGRGDFEAMVQFPVPPSGVETIMERLSEAGVPEDSYAIVLPTETVVSQRLDALIERFPGLRISREELHARAEDLAPANSTFFAFLILSTVIAATGLLLDSAATIIGAMVVAPLMGPAISASVGTILDDREMASRGVKLQVIGLAAAIATGAILGLLLQGSVLIPPGVDIRQIPQVAERTSPNFLSLFLALGSGLAGALSIMRGSGSTLVGVAIAVALVPPAATAGLGIAFGLPAVAIAAAVLVLVNLLAINLSALLLFYWAGYKPLDAGQFERVRKSFTSRILVIAVGIAVLSIVLGGVTWASFQTASFEQQVQAEFQQGFEEADIEGVELVSVTVDYEPIDLVLGNEPQVNVLVAVPRDTEAPPDLAQRWDDELSQEFDRDVVVRVGFLEAQISEREDPTPPFGDLRARSQSIPQRGASASVATV
- a CDS encoding DUF1269 domain-containing protein — encoded protein: MSSLIVMAFGDEDGASDMRDRMYDFQRRELITLEDAAVAVRKENGHVKVKQAHSLVGAGALGGSFWGLLIGMIFWMPWLGMAIGAVTGAISGKLTDIGIDDEFIEEVADSVDPGESALFLLARDANTDRIVDELQDVDFEIIQTNLSPEDEDRLREAFAAEEVAG
- a CDS encoding SHOCT domain-containing protein; the protein is MSPSTDPFALPESLARFTPDSRRWRAGVAAACALGAVLSLYATLAVVSGVKSGAAYTALALLFAVLAVTLPAVASAVALAPASAYADGADGGGKGDGASEADDAVETLKRRYATGEIDEAEFDDRLDTLVELDAAAPHDAVNDGRSTTQNRLRKEAKTE
- a CDS encoding competence/damage-inducible protein A, translating into MNVAIVTVGDEVLAGETTNTNASWLAGEIAARGGRVRRILTMPDDRAAITARVGTWADAYDAVIVTGGLGGTHDDVTADAIADAFDRELVVHDAVHEDVIETVAAYRDANPDLVEAHDLDIDVAAWAALPEGARYVLNDEGLCPGFVLENVYAMPGVPGEVRAIFARVADEFVGESVAETLYTPQPEGSMLAALDGVRERFDVAVGSYPDTEGYNRLTVRGEDPGAVADAAAWLREQVEVVDED
- a CDS encoding ring-cleaving dioxygenase; translation: MAAVTPTPGIHHVTCIAGDPQRNLDFWVETLGLRLVKRSINQDDPGTYHFFFADAEGTPGTSMTFFPWENMSPGKVGSGQVSRTAFRVPEGSLDFWEARLDDHGVDYDDRVERFGETVLPLTDPDGLPIELVEVEVPDDDPTVPWTEFVPAEHAIRGFHSVTLWLANPDATMDLLRTMGLEEVGTEESQGDTPGDERTRFAASGPVGKYVDVLPTIQGGRQGHGTVHHVAFQTPTDDDQSAMRSAVQSEGLRPTQQINRHWFRSVYFREHNGVLFELATSDPGYDSDEPLDDLGGRLVLPGQFESRRDEIEAQLTDVTVPRADAVEADD
- a CDS encoding tyrosine-type recombinase/integrase, which encodes MDTGTDRRRAVDVGPETPLADAHAAFVAHVSKGDTGRHRGEVERVVGEFVDRASAAGVETVGDLSVGHVETYAAYLARRAWAREEDPDQGITGRTAHQYFALVRSFCTYLLERDALETNPAASAVAREALPDRSVGVRDDDREQFWSADTREAIVRWMDWRAEDALDHGWLDPARATRDRALVAVLAYSGARGAELFRDPQNDRRQGIRWRHVDLDAGTLRVYGKTQEWQRTPLLEPGVDRLRAHYRRQDPPTDEWPVFPTAHLPSLYAVVREHDGVDADPTKDTVWDLLRVHELTPPALSTAGARRLLKTFSAESGVHEEGDPLLPHGARRGLGDELYDTSAELAQEVLRHRSVETTHRSYRDDDVERLRDAAEDALDG